The following nucleotide sequence is from Paracrocinitomix mangrovi.
TACAAAGAAGGTGATCCATTACATGTGAATGATAAAAATGAGTGTGGAAATTGTAAACGATTCCAAAAAAAGATCAATAAAGATCAAGCCCATTTAGGATGGTATACGGTTTCTAATGACTCTGTTTACTATTGGAATACTGATGTGATAGCTGGAGGAGATAAGCGCTCTAGAAAAAACAACATCAAACGGGTTTTTAGTGCGAATGGCGCAATTGCGGTAGATGTAATTCATCAAGAACAGTTTAACTGTAACGGAACCCCTAATTTTCACAATAGTCTTTATCATGATGGATATTATATTGGGTATGTGAGTAAAGCAAGTCTTAAAAATGATCTGCATCCATCCCCTTCTTTAGTGCAGATATATGTAGGACAGAAACCGGCTTTTTTAGATACTTTTTATCAGGTTGATTTCAATTTAGTGAAGCGTTGGCGACCTTGCATGCACGGATCTACAATTTACATGAATGCAGATTTCTTAAAGCCCTATGAATACTTTGAAATTCCCAAAAGAGAAGTGCTTGATGAAAATATCATTATTAAAGATTCAATTTTTGTAAAAATCCCATTTAAAAGTGGACAAACAGATCAAGATACCTCCATTTTTTATCCGCTGGTACAAACATTAGACAGTCTGGAAAAATCAAATTTCAAGATCAAGCAAATCTTTTTTGATGGTGTGGCTTCTATTGAAGGTACCGCTCAGGGTAATGAAGAGCTGTTCAAGAAAAGAGGAGAAATTATTCAAGCTTATTTGCGCAGATATTATCCCGAATTTGAAATGCAGAACGACTTTTATGAAAATTTTGACGATTTCAGATTCGGATTAAAAAGATTGGGAGTAAGAAATGCAATGGATATGCCTGAAGATAGTTTAAGGTATTATGCAAATAGTAGAAAAAATGAAACTGCAATTTCTGATTTGTTAGATGAAACAAGGTTCTCTTCTGTTCGCATAGTATATGAGGATGTAATTCCATTAGAAGATGGTGGATATGGTTTTTCTATTGCCAGATTGTCTGATTTGATCAAAGGTGAAGGATTCAGAGATATGATTCCTCTTTATGAAATCTTGGCTCATGATGTATTAAGCGGCAATGAAGAGAAAAGAGATTCTCTGGTAAATCTTGAAATTCCTAATAAACCGGGATTTGAAAAGCTTCATTGGTACAATTTTGTGCTGAGATTAAATCTCAATGAAGAAAATGTGAATATTGATGAATTGAATCACTTAAAAGATGTTGGTGCCATTCCTACTGATGCCGATTTTCTTGAGTACAGATTGATGTTTAATGTCTTTAATGGTGATGAATTGATGGACGTTTCAGATTTTTCACAAATCCATGATGAGATAAGGGTTAAACGTCAAAAGGCATGGATTGAGTGTTTAGAGCTGATCATGGGAGTACAAAATCACAGATATTCAGATGCAATGGTTGTTCCTATTTTAGTTGAGAATACTTTGAAAAAGAAGTTTGATTTGAATAAAACTTATTTCATCTGCCAGTATTTAATTGATTGGGGATATACGCAAGAGCCTTATGTGTTGTTGTCTAAATATGCCAGAAGACCGGGGCAGTTCCCAAAACTTTACAAGCAATATATTAAGTTGGCGTATTTCCTTGGACAGTTTGAAATTGAAAAGGAGTGGAAGAGAATAAAACGTATTTGTGCTAACCTTGCTGAAGCTAATCCACAGGAGTTTTGTGACTTGTTTAGATGGAATCAAATGGGGATCAGAGCACTTGATAAAAAAGAAATTGCAGAATTATTCTGTGATAAATGTCGCGAAGACAATCCTTGATTTTTATTGAATTATTAGTTTTGTCCCAAATTTTGAATCGCTATGAACTTTTGGGAAAAATACTATTACGGAAATACTATTCTTGATTATGCTATTTGTCTTGGAATTATTCTAGGAGCAATAATCGTAGCCAAGATCCTTTATTGGGTATCTAGTAACATCATTAAAAAGCTTACTGCTAAAACAAAAACCAACCTGGATGACATTATTGTTGATAAGGTAGAAGAGCCGGTAATGTTTGGTTTGGTGATTGGTGCTTCTTGGTGGGCTATTAATCGTTTAAATTTTGTAAAAAGCAAATTAACAATTGATAGATACACCGAAATTTACACTTCAAACTATGGAGTTCCTCCTAGTGAAGAACACCTAGAACAAGTAACTCAAATTGACAAAACTGTTGAAGCAGTTGGAGGCATTGCACAACCTTTTATTGAATACCCATATTGGGAAAACTTTGTTCATCACTTATTCGGATTTTTGGTTGTAGTAAACGTGACGTGGTTAATTGTACGTTTACTTGATGCTTTAATTGAAGAGTACGTAGTGCCGTTGGCTGAAAAAACTAAATCTGATTTGGATGACCAGTTATTGCCATTGTTCCGCAAAGGAATGAAAGTGATTATCTGGGCCTTGGGTATTATTATCGGCTTGAACAATGCCGGATATGATGTTGGGGCAATTATTGCAGGTTTAGGAATTGGAGGTTTGGCTTTTGCTTTAGCTGCGCAAGACACTGTGAAAAACTTCTTTGGAGGTATCATGATTTTTGCGGATAAACCATTTCAAATTGGTGATAGAATTGTGATTGGAGGAATTGAAGGTGTGGTAGAAGAAATAGGAATTAGATCTACCAGAATCAAAACCTTGGCAGGGAGACAGGTAACAGTACCTAACTCTAAATTCTCAGATGACGCAGTAGAAAATGTTGATCGTGAACCAAACAGAAAAGTAATCTTAAACTTAGGTTTAACTTATGATATGAATGCTGATCAAATGCAAAGAGGAATTGATATCCTTAAAGAGATTGCAGCTGAGAATAAAGAAAATCTGGAAGAAGATATTTCAGTTGGATTTAATGCATTTGGAGATTTCTCATTGGGAATCATCTTTATTTATTACATCAAAAAGGGAGCGGATATTTTGCAAACACAAACTGATATCAATATGATGATATTAAAAAGGTTTGCTGATGAAGGATTAGATATGGCCTTCCCAACTCAAACAATTTATCATCAACAGATAAAGTAATTAAACAAAAAAGCCTGTCTCATTTGAGTCAGGCTTTTTTAATTGTTAATTTATAGGGATTAGTGCTTGCCGAAAAGCGTTACTACCGCTCTTCCTTTTCCTACAGGCACTGATTTGTAATTCAATTTTACCTTTTTGATAATTCTCTTGTTTCCTGGTAAGTCAATAATTCTTGTGTAAGTACCAGGAGCAAACTTTTTGTTGAATACAACATTTTGATTGTCTCCATTTCCAAAAATGATATTCATGTTTAACAAGTGAATAGGTGCTTTCATGATTTTTAATCTCACTTTAGTGAAAACTCCATCCATAACTGTTACAGGAATTTCATCATGTTCAGCTTGCATGTTTACAATTCTTGATCCTAATTTATCCCATCCTTCGTCTTGAAGATAAGCTTTAATAGGAGTAACTGCTTGTGCCTTTGCTCCGGCAAATGACATTGGAGCCAAAATTACCATTGCTACTAGCGTGAATATTTTTATAGTTTTCATATCTCGGTGTTTATGGTTTTTCTCTTTTTAATTTGAACCCAACCAATATACAAATTAAGTGGATTCAACTCAGGAGATTCTTAATTCTATTTTTCAAATCTACCTGAATCTGAATAAAATGTATCATAAACCTTGCCAAAAATATCTTCAATTTTGGACTGGTTTATTAATAGTATTCATTTTGTACTTATATCAATGGTTATAAGGGGTTTGTAAATTGTTTGATATGTGTAAGAATAATGTCTTTTAATTTGTGTGATTTAATACTTATCTATAGATTAGTATTAACCTAAAACTTATAAAATGAAAAAGATAATTCTATCTATGCTGCTACTTGTTGCTGGCAATCAAATCAAAGCTCAATCTTATGAATCCGTTTTCTCTGATACTACTTCACAGTGGAATATTGTGCGAGCTGCCGCCTGTGATCTATTTTGTTACGGAGATTATAAAGTAACCGATACTGTTTTATTTGACACTACTTATTATTTTAAATTGAATACTTCAGGAGGAATGTTTTTTGATAATCCAATTTATGTCCGAGAAGATTCAACTTCAGGAAAAGTTTGGTATTATGATTATCAATTTAGTCAAGCTGAATACCTAACTATGGATTTAAGTCTTGGAGTAGGTGATACTTTTGTTTATTACAGTTCACCAACTATTGCCTATGATGCAATTGTAGATACTGTATACTATGTTAATGGTAAAAAGCATGTTCAAATCGGAGCATTAATTAATATTTGTGGTACCGTGTTTGACACAATTGTTTTTATTGAGGGTACCGGAACCACTGCGGGTTTT
It contains:
- a CDS encoding T9SS type A sorting domain-containing protein, yielding MKKIILSMLLLVAGNQIKAQSYESVFSDTTSQWNIVRAAACDLFCYGDYKVTDTVLFDTTYYFKLNTSGGMFFDNPIYVREDSTSGKVWYYDYQFSQAEYLTMDLSLGVGDTFVYYSSPTIAYDAIVDTVYYVNGKKHVQIGALINICGTVFDTIVFIEGTGTTAGFAFQNSSSDLSNINEYLLCHSKDSVNVYAETYFNGACQLCMLGLQENQFEFEVFPNPANDLLNIKLSAQEQYDVELFDVSGKTVLTNNNLSGNQILSLNELKSGSYLIQITLQNGSKSIKKFVKQ
- a CDS encoding mechanosensitive ion channel family protein; the protein is MNFWEKYYYGNTILDYAICLGIILGAIIVAKILYWVSSNIIKKLTAKTKTNLDDIIVDKVEEPVMFGLVIGASWWAINRLNFVKSKLTIDRYTEIYTSNYGVPPSEEHLEQVTQIDKTVEAVGGIAQPFIEYPYWENFVHHLFGFLVVVNVTWLIVRLLDALIEEYVVPLAEKTKSDLDDQLLPLFRKGMKVIIWALGIIIGLNNAGYDVGAIIAGLGIGGLAFALAAQDTVKNFFGGIMIFADKPFQIGDRIVIGGIEGVVEEIGIRSTRIKTLAGRQVTVPNSKFSDDAVENVDREPNRKVILNLGLTYDMNADQMQRGIDILKEIAAENKENLEEDISVGFNAFGDFSLGIIFIYYIKKGADILQTQTDINMMILKRFADEGLDMAFPTQTIYHQQIK
- a CDS encoding CAP domain-containing protein, whose translation is MAQKSDEFNLRKLLFISLLFIAQFSRAQEELVELKNFDHDLFQKYMIIEVNKLRERERVGMVERDTSLDRAAQDHVDYMVENNVLSHKQKDKEKLTPFDRIKYYGGSHSSVAENIQMIPLGQKIEKAKGRLTYERLARDMIGNWKKSSGHFTNMINQDYVGITHTFKIKNGMMYCCQLLASGPFEDKYAYKEGDPLHVNDKNECGNCKRFQKKINKDQAHLGWYTVSNDSVYYWNTDVIAGGDKRSRKNNIKRVFSANGAIAVDVIHQEQFNCNGTPNFHNSLYHDGYYIGYVSKASLKNDLHPSPSLVQIYVGQKPAFLDTFYQVDFNLVKRWRPCMHGSTIYMNADFLKPYEYFEIPKREVLDENIIIKDSIFVKIPFKSGQTDQDTSIFYPLVQTLDSLEKSNFKIKQIFFDGVASIEGTAQGNEELFKKRGEIIQAYLRRYYPEFEMQNDFYENFDDFRFGLKRLGVRNAMDMPEDSLRYYANSRKNETAISDLLDETRFSSVRIVYEDVIPLEDGGYGFSIARLSDLIKGEGFRDMIPLYEILAHDVLSGNEEKRDSLVNLEIPNKPGFEKLHWYNFVLRLNLNEENVNIDELNHLKDVGAIPTDADFLEYRLMFNVFNGDELMDVSDFSQIHDEIRVKRQKAWIECLELIMGVQNHRYSDAMVVPILVENTLKKKFDLNKTYFICQYLIDWGYTQEPYVLLSKYARRPGQFPKLYKQYIKLAYFLGQFEIEKEWKRIKRICANLAEANPQEFCDLFRWNQMGIRALDKKEIAELFCDKCREDNP